TCCCCGGCCCCCCAAACAAAGGACCCGCCGGGTCCTAGTGCCCGCCCGCTCCCCTGCTTCGCGCCTCCGGGTCCTAGCGCCGGCTCACCGCCCGCAGCCCACCCTacccacctctgcctctggcggTGCCCAATACCTGTCCCCACATGTACTTGCTTTTATCTTCCTCCTTGCTTGCTGTCTTCCAGCTTCCGCCCCTCCTAAACCTGCCTCGGGCTTTCCCCATCCGCCACAGTCCTCTCCACGTGTTTCCCACGCACCCCACTTCtgtgccctcctcccagccccccttgTTCCTTCGCCTTCTGCCCCACACCTTCTGCTCCTTTTCGGCTTTTGCCTGCTGGCTGCGGTGCTACTGGACCCCAGCCTCCACCGCGTTAGTTCGTCGGTCTATCCTTCTATCCATCCtcccttcctgcttccttctgTCCATCATCCATACCTCCAACCCACTGCCCTTTCCCGGGCCTCTTGCCCTGCCTCTTGGCTCTCTTCCCTGAACCCCACTTTCTCCAGGCCCCTGAGTGCCTTTGGTGATCAGGCTGACAGCCCCCTTCTCCTGATCTTTGTCTCCTGGGCCCCAGGGGGCACCTGGCCTCGTCGTGGCCTTTGGGGTGACAGCAAGCATCACGCCCCCGAAGAAGTTTGCAAGTaagaagaggtggaggaggaggacggCTCCATGCGGTCTCTTGATGACACTTGTTCTCCTCTGAGACATCCGACTCCCAGCTCGGTTCTGTCCATCACTGCATTTTAACCGACTTGAGATGGGAGCTGCCCCTTGTCTCTTGCATGCCTAACCCACCACTCCTTGTGTCTGGAGATTATATAAGACTGTCACCAGTCTTCTCAATCTAGAAAGGGGCAAATCTGTTAGTGGGCAGCTGAAGCAGACCTAAGTGGGAGCCCAGGCCACCCCATGCTGGGTAGGCAAGGATGGGGCCATTGTCAGGGTCTGGGTGCATTGAGAACCGGAAATGGAATCAGACGGGTTTGGTGActcagaattgattttttttcaagggactgggagggggcatagaggagggaggggagaggagtaaGGTAGGGGGATGGGGAAAGAGCTGTTTTGCACAGCTACAATGTTTTGGTCATCCACCcagaaactgagaggaacaaGGGGCAACTCTTGCCCAAAACCCCCCTAAAGAGGGAAGGGGCTTGTATTACTGACCAAGGGGACTTTGAAGATGCCAGAGGGCCCCAGACCCTCAGTTTCTCTGCTCTGTGGCTGTCATGCCAGTGTAGGACCTGAGAAGCTGGATGTAACTTTGACAATGCCTCGGTAACCCAGGTGGAACAAAATTGAGTTCATGGGGATGGGGACCTGGGAGAGTTTCCGTTTGGGATGCCACAGAGTAGCAGAAAGGACCCATATGAGAAATCTCAAGAAGGGACTCTGGGATCTATAGTAAACTATGTTAAGGACTGTTTCCCATTTAACTGGGGAAGCAGGCCAGAAAAGCTGTTTACCCACCTTCACTCAACTAGCTGGCAGTGGAATCCTGAACCTCACCTTGGGGTCAGGGATCTATAAGAAAGGTGGCTGGATCCCTCCTAATGGGAATAGCTCCTTCCAGGGGCAGCAGATGGAGGAAGAAAGGGCACTGGAGAAGGACCCACTGAACACTCTCTGAGTGGTCCTGAGCATCAGGAGCTCGTCGGGGAGCGTGGGCTTCCTATTGCCTGGCTGCGGGCTACAGGCGCTGGTGGGTGGGAGATGGGCCTTTTGGGCAGGGGGTGCTCCTCCTGAGCTGTGTCTCTCCTCCAGGGGCTGAGCTGGAGGAGACTAACAAAAGCATGAAGAAGTTGGATGCCATGACCCTCATTAAAGAAGGTGGGCGTCAGTACACActagggctggggcccagggcagtCAGGGCCCCTTCCGCTCTTCCACCACATCCCAGGAGGTAGCCGCTTGAAGGGACAGGTCTGGGATCCTCACTTGAATAAGTCTGAGTCCACCCATTCGTCTGGCTGCTGCGACCTGTTGTAGATCCTAATCGCGGGGAGCTGATGCCCACTTGCCTGAAAGCCTGCGTTCTCAGGGACTGGTTAGGTCGAATTCTGGAAGCTGGGAGCCTCCAGCATAAAGCCTGTCacatcagcagggaggggaagtgtCCCctgagtgggggggtgggagtgCTGGCTGATCTCCCAGGGGAACCCTGGGGTGCCCGGCCCCAGTGATCAGGGCTTCTCCATTGCAGACATGTCCATCTTCGGGCACTGCCCTGCCCATGACGACTTCTACTTGGTTGTGTGTAACCACTGCAGCCAAGTGGTGAAGCCTCAAGCTTTCCAGAAGCACTGCGGTGAGGGGAGCCCTAGGGAGGAGAcggagggggcagggggcggtggAACTCAGAACTTGGCCGGCTGGGAGGTCAAGTGTGTAATGGAGGAAGGCCTTGGGGATAGGAgggtcctgggggctggggggctggggtgtCAGAGGGTTGTGGCAGGTAGGGGTGATTGTGTGAGCAAGCTTCCAGCAGTTCTGGTGGCGTCAAGGAGCTAAGAGGTTCAGGAAGCGGGGTCCTAGAATTTTGAGTCTTGAAAGCTCAGATTCCGAGGGGAAGGAGGCACATTTAAAATCTCCACCAGATTCTCTGTGGTGAGTCTATGCGCAGGGTTAGCAGGTTGGGAAGGAGGCAGTTGATCACTCACCTGGATTACTCTCTCCACCTCCTGGTGACAGAAAGAAGACATGGGCCCCTCAGCAAGCTTTACGcccgggccccacccccacctccagcccctgccagcTCTCAGAAATGCCATGTAGTGAATGGGCAGGGCCCAGCTTGTAGGGCCCCAGGTTCCACCAAAACCTCCTCCAGGGAGAAGGGCCAGGGGTCCCGGAGCCGTGGCCACCAACCTCCTGAGAAGACCCAGAAGGACAACCTCTGGTAAGGAGAGGCTGGAGACTCCCGAAGAGCggccctgaccccagcccagggaggggtTGTCAGATGGAGGCAGCCAAAGGGGCGATGGGCGCTGCTCATAGCAGGAGGCGGCCGGCTCCCTCTGCAGCCCCGTTCCATGCGCCCCAGGGAGTACGGGGTCCCGTTTCCCACATTCTGCAACCCTGCTGGAGCCCACCCAAGctccagggctgggaaggagaTGGCCCTGGGCtacagcccaggccccaggccccgcctccctgcccccagtccaCACCCTCTCTCCATGTGTAGCCTTTTCGTGCCTGTGGTGAATCTGGAGAAGATGTCCAGTCTCCCGAAGCCCGATGGACACGGAATCAGGGTGGCCCCGCCCTCTGCTTTCCTCAGCCAGCCAGGCAGCCTCGCCAAGGACTCCCCTGGAAAACCCCCCATGGCGCCCCCTTCTAAAGAACTTCCTGGCAGAGAGAACATCAAGATAACCCCCAGCGAGGGCCCCAGTCATCAGGCTGAAGGCAGCCCCCCTGAAAAGGAGCCTGGTGGGGCCAGGCTGCCCCCCAAAACCCACCGGAAGATGGCTCGTGAGTAGTTGTGGTCTTGGGGGTCAGGAAGGTAGAGTGGGGACTCTTGCTCTGTCCCTGGACCTGATGCAgaggggggcaggaaggaggggcctGGCCGTCACTGGTTGCCAGGGTGCAGGAGCCCTGGGTCACCCCTTGACACAGACACATTTGTTGTGCCTGCTCTCTGGGGACTCCAGCCTAGGTCTCCTGATCGAGGCTGAGGGAGCCTGTGCCCAAGCAGGTGAAATTGGCCTTCTTCACCTTGGGCTGGTGACCGGCATCTTTTCTCACCGAGGCCCAGggcaccagcccctgcccccagctgatTTCCCTGGCATCCCGGAAATTTGCTGGGACTGCTTTTGTGTTTTGATGTGTGTTGCCCTGTTTGGGGCTTGGAGCCCCCAGAAGGAGTGCCTGGGCTGGGAATGAGGACGGGGATGGTTCTCGTGCCCAGCAAAGAGCCGCTGACGCCCAGAGACGTCTCTCTCTGGAAGGGGGCCTGCAGCCTCAGACTGGAGGGCGGGGGGCCCCTTCGCCTCAGGCCCAGCTTGCCTCCCGTGGGCCCCCTGGAAATTGCCTGGGGGCTCACAGGGACCACTTTCCCGACAGGGAAGGAGTGCGACCTCAACAGGCAGTGTGGGGTGATAAATCCAGAGACCAAAAAGATCTGCACCCGCCTGCTGACCTGCAAGGTAACCCTCTCCCGCCGCACAGCGAGGGAGGGCGGCACGGacgtgggcctggggctgggagaggactTGAGATGTTCTCCACTGGCCAGCTCCAGGGGTGGGGTGAAGCCCAGACCAGGCTCTGGGAAGAGAGGCTGCCCCAGAgggcccggggtgggggcagcaggcaggggaTGACTTCCAGATCCCCACATCCCAAAGGAGGGTTCTGGCCCTGTGGGGGAATGAAACGAAGACACGCAGACACACCCGCAAACACACTCACACCCCCTCTCTCTCCGCTTGCCCAGGCCAGAGCACACCGCTGCCCCTCACCCCTGCTCAGCtcacaccccccctccccacccctccatcctgCTGTGTTCTAGATCCACTCGGTGCACCAGCGCCGGGAGGTCCAGGGCCGGGCTAAGGACTTCGATGTGCTCGTGGCAGAGCTAAAGGCCAACTCCCGCAAAGGGGAGTCCCCCAAGGAGAAGAGCCCAGGGCGCAAGGAGGCAGCCCTTGACCGCCCCTCCCAGGAGCCCCTCTCCTCAGCCCCCATGGTGGCAGCAGTGGCTGCTCCCAGCAGCACCTTCTCTGCTCGTGCCAAGCAGACCTACTCATACTGTGCACTTCCCAGGTACGTCCAGGGTCCAGTGCCACCTCACCTGGGGTCACTTGGCCCCCTGTCATCAGGGACCCCTGGAGACAGGCCCAGGAAGTGCACTGCAGGATGCTATTCACTCTACCCAGAGAGTGGAAGGAGACCTGGGGCCCCAGTGGGTGTGGAAGTAGGTGACTCCCTGCTTCTAAGCAAGCACGCCACGGTGCCCCAGCCTCTGTAGTGTGCCAGTTCCAACACCCAGGATGAAAACTTTTTCCCAGCTGCTTCCGACAGGCCAAAACTTGGAACTGGGGAGCCAAAAGGGTCAGGGAGCCAAAGGCTCAGGGTCCTGGGCAAGGCAGTCCTACTGTGTATTCATTCGCTGGCCCCTTCCTGTGCAGAGGCTGCACTGGACCCCGGGGAGAGCCTGCCCTGCCAAAGGAGACATACATGCATCTCTGTCCATCACTCAAGGGGCAGACCTGAGACACGGGCTCAGCTCCTGGGCTCACGGGAATATTCGATACCAGAAAGGGGTTGAGAGACTTGATGGGGCGGACCAGAGCTGGGTGCAGTTAAACTCAGAAGACTTTATGGAGGATGCAAATGTGGAGCAGACTACCCCCCtgagggggcagggcctgggcagtgGAGGGTCTGCCCAGTGAGTCCCTAGGGAGCTGTGATGATCTTTTGGGCTCTTACACTATGAGCTCTGTggttccctcccttcctgtcctcccttcctctttgtctgACGGCCCAGCAGGGCATCTGCGGGCTTTTTGAGCCTGGCCATGCAGGGAcagccccaccctggcccacTCCTGTCACACTGCCCTCACATCCCCTTTGGCCCTTCCAGGTCCCGGGCCTCCTCTGAGAGTGAGTTGGATGATGCAGGCCCCTGTGGTGGTGATGGGGACCCAGGCCTgttccccttccccctgccccggggtggggcccaggcctccagcgaggagagtgaggaggaggggaCATCTGATGACCTCCACCTCCCCCCTGACTGCCATTATACATCCCGGCCCCCCAGGCCACAGGCGGTAAGGACCTGGGGAGGTGGGGACCGGGGTGGGGGAGTAGCCCAGCCCTCCTTGCCCACCATGGGGGGGGGTGTCAGATCCTGTGTGTGGGTGCCCTCCCTACGTCTCAGGCCTGCCAACCATGTACCTTCCTTCTGCCTCCAGTTCTGCACCTTTGGGAGCCGGCTGGTGAGTCCAGGGTGCTACGTGTTCAGCCGCCGGCTGGACCGGTTCTGCTCGGCATTGAGCTCCATGCTGGAGAGACACCTCAGCTCACACATGTGGAAGTGAGTCTCTCGGGCGCAGAgcttccctccccaggccccaggcgtACACAGCCCTCAGAAGCCTTAATTCTTCACACATACCCATAGATGTGGCTTGGCTGCTTGCCAGCAAGACCCCggccagaaggaagaggaggtgggaAACTTGGCTGCTGGGGGCCAGGCTAAGGCAGGGCAGGAATGGTGGTCTGGGAGTGACTCTCGACTCTTATCCATCACTTCCCAGTACCTTTTGGGTAACTAGAGGTAGCAGATGTCCAAACATTTAAAAGGAGATTATTAAATGGGTCTCTATGCTAGTTCATTCCTGCCTACCTCTCCCTGTACCTTCTTCCTAACGCTCACTTCCAGTGTCTCCCAGCAGATGGCAGCACTACCAGGGCTCTGGGCCGTTTCTAGGTGGGGCAGAGACACTGGTGTGCACGTTGGTGGAGAGGCCCTCTTGTTTGTTTGACATAACAGTGACGCCCTCTTTTTGCTGCAGGAAGATCCCACCGGCTGCTGAGCCTCCATCCCACCTTGCCAGCTCCCCGCTATCTGCTCCCCTGAGCCCTTCCTCTATTGGCAGCTGCCCCCGCCTTCCAGGCCCACCCCCCAGACCTGCCTGCCCAGCTTCCACGCCCCCCACCAAGGACAGCCTTGTCCCCAGCTACCCTGCAGGCTCCCCCAGTGTGGCAGCCGCCTGCAGCCAGGCAGAGTGCATGGGCGGGAGCCAGGCCATCACCTCTCCGCTGCCTGCCAACACACCCTCCCCATCCTTCAGCAAGCTCCCACCTTCGAAGGCCAGCAAGTCATCCAAAGGCAAGCACGGGGCCGAGGTGGAGGCCTCTTCCCGCAAGCGGAAGTTATCCCCTGGCCCCACTAGTTTCAAAAGGACCTGCATCCTGGAGCCTGCTGGAAAAGGCAAACCCTCTGGCTGCCGGGGCCTCTCGGCCAAGACGAAAACAGCCCTGAGCATGGGGCTTAACGGGACAATGGGGCCCCGAGTGAAGCGGGCAGGGCCTCTGGACTGTCGGAGCTCCCCTCATCAGCCTTCCACAGCAGTCAAGGCTTCTCAGCTGGACAGCCGGGGAGCGGCTGGACACCCAGCCAAGGCCCTGCCGACCAACTGCCTCTCTGAGGAGGAGGTAGCCAAGAAGCGGAAAAACCTGGCCACTTACTGCCGGCCGGTGAAGGCCAAGCACTGCCCAGCTGGCCCCCCTGCTGATGTGGCCTGCTCTGTGCGCCGCAAGAAGCCGGGTCCAGCCCTGGCCTTTGAGGAGAAGTGTTCTGCACTGAAGGtacccacccagctccccaaagAGCGCAGGCAGGGAAGGGTCAGGACGGCTGAGGGTGGAGTGCGTGCTGGGAACCTGACACAGGGTGCTAAGTCGAGGTTTgtgcagagagaggggagaagggaggctgaGAGAGTTCCTGGGCCATCTTTAGGAAGAAGGGGTCAGCTCTTTGCAACATGACATGGGCTTTTGCTTAAGGGGCTTTCTGCTCTCTCCGGCCCTCTCCCTTGGGCCGAGGAGATACTGCctttgctgcccctcccccacctttgctTTAATCAAAGGGCCACTTTCTGAATTGGATGTGGCCCTCACTCCAGGAACTGGAGCTACTTCTGTTCCCTGAAGGAAAGGAAGTTGGATTCCATGAACTCTGAGAAGAAAGGTTTGGGCCGTGGGGTTGAGCTTGGGTCCCTCAGCTGTGGCCTGACGTGCTGTGCATCACGTTGGGCGGGCTGGTCTTGCTCACTGGCTTTGCCCTCAGGCATCAGGGCATGGAAGGGTAGGGACACAACTCAAGGTGTGCCCAGATGTGTGCATGCCCACCTTGCACAGGTGCCCACTTCCAGGTGTTTGGGTGCTAGGCAAGTTCTCCGGGGTTTCTGGTAAAGCCAGCAGCCAGATTTGGGGGCCTCTATTGATGGTACCTTGGAGCAGTAGGCTACGTGCTGTTCATGAGGTCTCAGCAGGGAGGCTGTTGTTACTGGGAGCGGGCAGTGGGGATGCGCCCCTGGGTTAGGCATGGGCCAGAGGCCTACCTACACCTCTGGCCCCCTATGAGAGTAGTGGGTGTGACCATTGTCTGGGGCCTGAGCGCGGTAGGCACACATGCCTGTGAGTGCTCGCCAGGCCGCCTCTGCGGGGCCAGCCATTGTCCGCCCCCTTGCCCAGCTTTGCTCACCAGGCCGGCAGGACCAAGTTAAGCCTCAGCTCTTGTGGTGCACACAGTTCTCTGGGGAGGTGGACTGGCTCCCCAGCCTGACCCTGTCTCTTGCTTCTTGTCTTCCTGCAGTCAAAAGCCCATTAACGAGAAAGTGCCTGCCCACTTCGATGGAGCCGCCAGCACCTCCTCCCCTCCAGATCcaggccccaggctgctgccgctttttataactttatattattttttttaagaaaaaaatctttaaaatacctcAAGAGTGTCTCCCTGTTCTGTTGCTGctaaggaaatataaaaacagaatcatagaaaaggaaggaaggaaaaacaagtaaCAAAATGAGTGTCCTTACCATCCCTGACCGGGCCCCAGGAGACGGAGACGGTAGACAGCCTGATTCCAGGTCCCTTTCTTTGTCCCTTGAAGCACTGTGGAAATGGCTGGGATTTGTATAACGAGAGAGGCGTCTTTCCAGACAGGGTGATGAGGCATGGCTGTCAGTGAGCAGTGCTTCCCCGGAATCTCCACCCCAGAGTGGACTCCAGTCCCCGTGGGAAGGGAGCTTCACCAGGAGGGAACCTCGCCTCTGGTTCTGTTCTCGGATATTTGCCCAGAGGGTCTGTGGGGGTCAGCCTGTGGCCCTTTTATGGTCTCTCAGCAACCCTGGGCCTTCCTCACATCTATGAATTGTTGCTTCATTTCTTCAGCTGCTCCTGCCGCTTCTCCATCACTGCAGGGAATTGAACCGAGTTGGTAACTACTCTCAGAATGCCCCTGCCTGTTTTggcctctctctccctggcctTTGGGTTTGCCCTTAAGGAAGGGGTATGGCCTCTCCTTACTAGGCCTCCTTGAGCTGAACCACACCTTTtttggaggcaggaagggaaaaggtCTGATCACTTTCAGAGCTCCCTGGGTGTGGAGGCCCTGGGCCTTTAGGATCGATCGCCTGGCTCCGCAGGGCTAAGCAGATGGTGTGGAGGCAGCAAGGGCTGGGAGTGCCCTCGTTCTTCCACTGGGGACAACTGTGCAGATAAGAGTATCAGGCTGTTTGTTGGTCTTCAAACCTGATTCACTTAGTCGCAGCACTGTTTTTCCCcttgtcctttccttttcttcttgctttAAGTGAGGGAGGAGTCTTCTTCCCTTGTAAAGACAGAAGGGACGGTAGGAGAGAGCGGGCAGCCAGGGAACTCCAGTATCCTGGAAAACTGCTGAATACCACGGGCTGCACAGCCTTGGTTCAGTGTAGCAGGTTTGTGACTTGGGGTTTGGGTGAAATCAGTTGCCATAAATGTAATTTCTACAGGCTGCATGACACATAAGCCCTTGTAGACAAAGATACTATGAGGTTGGCTGAGGAGACACAATGGGCCAGGAGCTGTCCAGTGCCCCACGTCCTCGGGGTGCTCTCGGGCGACCcgccctcccccccagcccccagagggCGCTGTGGGCACAGCCGCCGCACCTCCGGGCGTCGGGGGGCGGAGCCTGTCCCAAAGCCTCGGCGCCTGGGCGATTGCAAACCCGGAAGACGCGCCCTGGCAGCCGGGCGTGTGCGCCCGCCCGGTCAGGCCATGCAGACCCTGGAGGTAGGTCTGGTTCCCGCTCCAGCGAGGGAGCCGAGACTGACCCGCTGGCTGCGGAGAGGCAGTGTTATCTTGGCGCACCTGGTAGCTTTGGGCTTCACCATCTTTCTGACTTTGCTGTCCCGACCGGGAACCAGTGAGTGTGCGAGGCAGGgcggggccagggaagggggcgGAGCCGAGGTGCTGGAGGGGCAGCGCTTGGAAGCTTGGAGTGGGGGCCCTGGTAGGGGAGTGACCGACCCATGAGGGGTAATTAGGGCGTGGTGGGACGGGGCTCTGGGTGCTGAGGAGGCGAGGCCAACGACCGAACTGAACTCACTAGTTCACCCTGAGCAGAGCCCCTCGTGGAGGATacagggagggaggctgaggtcCAGTCTGGGACTGGGCTGACAGCTGTGCGGCGCCCAGTGGGGAACCCAGGCAGAGCTGGTGTGGGTTTGTCCTCATAGTCGCTCACCCTGGAGCCCCTTGGCTGCTCCCCTTTGCCCTGAGATCCTGATTCCTGATTAGGGCCGGGGATAGTACACTGACCTGTCCCCTGTAGCTAGATTCTTTGGGCTCCAGCCAGCCTCAGGGGCAGAAACAATGGCGCTCAggccgtcagtctgttctctttgATCCTTAGGTCTTTTCTCCTGGCACCCTGTATTCATGGCCTTGGCGGTGAGTTTGGGCTTCTTTATGCAGCTGATTTGTTTGGCTATGTCCCTAGGGAACCATCCAGCCTTCAGAGGGCTCAGCCTTACTAAGGCTCATAGAAGTGGGGGAGGTAGGCAGGGCTCCAACTTTCCCAAAAACCTTTGAGATTGAGAAACACGGAGGGCTGGGCTGCGTCAGGCAGTTGATGGCGGTGGGAGGGCACGATCCCTATTTCTCCACTAGGGCCTGAATGGAAGATGTGAAAGGGGTGGTGTCCAGTCGCTCCTCCCCCAAAGTTCAGGAGGAAGTTTTCAACATTTGCTGTTGCCATTGGCCAAGAAATGGGAGTCCTCGtctgggctggggggaggggtgcacagACTTGGATGTCAGCTTGAGTGACAGAGACTTGCCCTCAAGTGTTGATTCCCATCTGTGCCCAGCAAGGTGGACCCGTGAAGTAGGAGGTCGTGGTGGGAGTTCTTTAGCCCCCACCCTTTGTCCTTCCTGTTGTGAGGATGTCCAagagcacctcctcctcctcaggcctCCCAGGTGCGCTCCAGGCTCATTGGCCCTCTCCTGTGTCCACAGTTCTGCTTGTGCATGGCCGAGGCCATCCTGCTCTGCTCACCCGAGCACTCCCTGTTCTTCTTCTGCTCCCGAAAGGCCCGGATTGGACTCCACTGGTTGGGGCAGACCCTAGCCATCCTCtgtgctgccctgggcctgggcttcATCATCGCCAGCAAGACCCGCAGTGAGCTGCCCCACCTGGTGTCTTGGCACAGCTGGGTAGGGGTTCTGACGCTGCTggccactgggggccaggcactgTACGGGCTCTGCCTCCTCTTTCCCCGGGCAGCTGGGGTCTCAAGGGTGGCTCGCCTCAAGCTCTACCATCTGACCTGTGGACTGGTGGTTTACCTGATGGCTACGGTGACGGTGCTCCTGGGCATGTACTCGGTGTGGTTCCAGGCCCAGATCAAAGGTGGGTCCTGGTACCTGTGCCTGGCACTGCCCCTCTACCCAGCGCTGGTGATCATGCACCAGATCTCCAGCTCCTACCTGccaaggaagaaaatggagatgTGAGTCCCTCCGAACTCTGAATCTAGATGGTGCACTTGCCTTGGACGTCAGTGGTTCCTTTGGTGACCTTCAAGGGCTCCACTTCCGAAGTGGTAGGGTTTTTATGCttcgctgggctgcgggggtgtGGAAGCGCACTGCCCACGGATGACTCAGTGGACCGAAATGGGGAAATGTACTTGGTGCGGGTGGGGAGCTTGATCCTGAAGCCTCCACGCTGATGGGGGACAGAAGGGTTGGGTGccggtggtgatggtggtagtgtGGTCGTTTCTTGGTTGCTTGACTGATGGAGAGTGGGTGGGTTCCTGTCACTTATGAATGGCAGCTGTGGCTCTTTGGGTCACTTTTGAGAAAGCAGTGTGGGGTAGCGGACAGAGCCCCCGGGTCTTGGTTACGGGTTTTGGTCCTCGTAGGCTCtgttgtgtgaccttaggcaagtcacgtgtctcaggacctcagtttcttctgttTAATGAGTGTTTCCCAATGAGCGCCAACCTTCAGTGTGTCAGCTGACGTCACAGGACACCCTTCTGGCTCCGGACCGTGGGCTGGGCCACTCAGAAGACTTGGGAGTAATTCTTACTTTCATAGCCCCTTACCACTCTGGCCCATCAGGAGCCTGCATTGATTTAGCCCCAGACCAGGGCACAAGGGCCCCGGCACTGAGGAGAACAGTAAGGGAAGGGGCCCGGGTGAGGGTCCCTGAATTCTGAGACAGTAAAGGCACTGAAATCACTTTAAAGCTTTGCGCGAGCAGAAGGGCGCTGGCTCATCCTGGGCTTTGGCTCCTGGCTGGGCTGCCTGGCCCGGCTGAGATCTTCCTCAGCCCACCTCAGTTCCCCAACATCCACGCTGTGTGGCAAAATACTCCTGGGCAGCACGTGCTTTGCCTTCCTGGGCTCTGGTTCTTGCCTTAGCACACAGCTTTGTGGAGCTATTCAGGAGCTTTTAGAACAGAAGAAGAGCCCGGGAGGCAGGCGGGCAGGGCTCTTCTGATCTGGGGAAGATCCCCCTTCCTTGTCACCTGAGCTTTCCTGTCCGTTTGCCACTCTTCCGCTCAGCAGGGAGGCGGAGTTTGGTGCCAGCTGGCTACTGGGGGCTGGGACGTCTTCCCTGCAGAGACCCCTCCTTGTTCCAAACCGAAAGCAGCTCCCCAGACAGCCCTCAGCAGCCAGGACGGGATGCCAGGCAGGTTCACTGCTTTGGCTCAGCTGGGGAGATGGGGCCTCCATAGGCCGTGGCAAGGACTGAAGGTGGCTGAACCAGGAGTGCTGGTGTTGAGGCAGGTGGTGGCAGCTCACGGGCCTCTGGGAGGCTGGGGGTATAGGGGATACAGCTCCAGGTCCCAGGACCAGCGGGAGGAGTTCCTAGGTGGCAGCATTTTGGATGTCCAGGTCTTTGTAAGATGCCAGACATCCTCTCTGGGTGGCTTAGAGGCAAGATGTTGGTAGGATTCCACAGTACAGGCAGGGGACCCTACAAGGGCAGAAAGTCCCCTGAGTGGGCTCACTGGGCTCCTCCTGGATCAGGTGGCATCTCCCAGGAGCTCTTTCCACCCTGAGCTTGGGGAGGGAGCCTGCTGTGCAGGTGGCAATTGGCtctttcattgtgtgtgtgtgcccccccccccccccccccccccgcaaactACCAGTGTGGTCTGAACTTGGTGGGAGGGTTACCGGGGCTGATGGATGATGGAGCAGTCTCATCTGGGGGCACTTTGATCAGAGACCCCATGTCCTCTCTGCCAGGCACAGCGGGTACAGGGAGCCTTACCCTCTCTGCAGTCTGCAGCCAGGAGAGGGCGAGGCAAGGCTCCTGCCACCTCTGAGAGCCGCGCCCACCTGAGGTATTGCCTCCTCCCAGGTGGTTGGGGGACTGGTGGGCGGCGGGCAGGCGGACTGCCAGCCAGCAGTTTGTGTGGGCTGTGCCAGCTGATGTCTATTCCcagccctgggaggaagggggaagtcATTTATATTCTGCAGAAGGAAAGGGCCCAGCTGTCCCATCTCTGAccag
The sequence above is drawn from the Desmodus rotundus isolate HL8 chromosome 12, HLdesRot8A.1, whole genome shotgun sequence genome and encodes:
- the ATXN7L2 gene encoding ataxin-7-like protein 2 isoform X1, with translation MTSRDRAGARGWNGPTCPRPMGAPGLVVAFGVTASITPPKKFARAELEETNKSMKKLDAMTLIKEDMSIFGHCPAHDDFYLVVCNHCSQVVKPQAFQKHCERRHGPLSKLYARAPPPPPAPASSQKCHVVNGQGPACRAPGSTKTSSREKGQGSRSRGHQPPEKTQKDNLCLFVPVVNLEKMSSLPKPDGHGIRVAPPSAFLSQPGSLAKDSPGKPPMAPPSKELPGRENIKITPSEGPSHQAEGSPPEKEPGGARLPPKTHRKMARKECDLNRQCGVINPETKKICTRLLTCKIHSVHQRREVQGRAKDFDVLVAELKANSRKGESPKEKSPGRKEAALDRPSQEPLSSAPMVAAVAAPSSTFSARAKQTYSYCALPRSRASSESELDDAGPCGGDGDPGLFPFPLPRGGAQASSEESEEEGTSDDLHLPPDCHYTSRPPRPQAFCTFGSRLVSPGCYVFSRRLDRFCSALSSMLERHLSSHMWKKIPPAAEPPSHLASSPLSAPLSPSSIGSCPRLPGPPPRPACPASTPPTKDSLVPSYPAGSPSVAAACSQAECMGGSQAITSPLPANTPSPSFSKLPPSKASKSSKGKHGAEVEASSRKRKLSPGPTSFKRTCILEPAGKGKPSGCRGLSAKTKTALSMGLNGTMGPRVKRAGPLDCRSSPHQPSTAVKASQLDSRGAAGHPAKALPTNCLSEEEVAKKRKNLATYCRPVKAKHCPAGPPADVACSVRRKKPGPALAFEEKCSALKSKAH
- the ATXN7L2 gene encoding ataxin-7-like protein 2 isoform X3, with translation MTSRDRAGARGWNGPTCPRPMGAPGLVVAFGVTASITPPKKFARAELEETNKSMKKLDAMTLIKEDMSIFGHCPAHDDFYLVVCNHCSQVVKPQAFQKHCERRHGPLSKLYARAPPPPPAPASSQKCHVVNGQGPACRAPGSTKTSSREKGQGSRSRGHQPPEKTQKDNLCQPGSLAKDSPGKPPMAPPSKELPGRENIKITPSEGPSHQAEGSPPEKEPGGARLPPKTHRKMARKECDLNRQCGVINPETKKICTRLLTCKIHSVHQRREVQGRAKDFDVLVAELKANSRKGESPKEKSPGRKEAALDRPSQEPLSSAPMVAAVAAPSSTFSARAKQTYSYCALPRSRASSESELDDAGPCGGDGDPGLFPFPLPRGGAQASSEESEEEGTSDDLHLPPDCHYTSRPPRPQAFCTFGSRLVSPGCYVFSRRLDRFCSALSSMLERHLSSHMWKKIPPAAEPPSHLASSPLSAPLSPSSIGSCPRLPGPPPRPACPASTPPTKDSLVPSYPAGSPSVAAACSQAECMGGSQAITSPLPANTPSPSFSKLPPSKASKSSKGKHGAEVEASSRKRKLSPGPTSFKRTCILEPAGKGKPSGCRGLSAKTKTALSMGLNGTMGPRVKRAGPLDCRSSPHQPSTAVKASQLDSRGAAGHPAKALPTNCLSEEEVAKKRKNLATYCRPVKAKHCPAGPPADVACSVRRKKPGPALAFEEKCSALKSKAH
- the ATXN7L2 gene encoding ataxin-7-like protein 2 isoform X4, which produces MAVRERAAAAMAALERRLPSLDDFAGQSWSSWVERADLPAADGAELEETNKSMKKLDAMTLIKEDMSIFGHCPAHDDFYLVVCNHCSQVVKPQAFQKHCERRHGPLSKLYARAPPPPPAPASSQKCHVVNGQGPACRAPGSTKTSSREKGQGSRSRGHQPPEKTQKDNLCQPGSLAKDSPGKPPMAPPSKELPGRENIKITPSEGPSHQAEGSPPEKEPGGARLPPKTHRKMARKECDLNRQCGVINPETKKICTRLLTCKIHSVHQRREVQGRAKDFDVLVAELKANSRKGESPKEKSPGRKEAALDRPSQEPLSSAPMVAAVAAPSSTFSARAKQTYSYCALPRSRASSESELDDAGPCGGDGDPGLFPFPLPRGGAQASSEESEEEGTSDDLHLPPDCHYTSRPPRPQAFCTFGSRLVSPGCYVFSRRLDRFCSALSSMLERHLSSHMWKKIPPAAEPPSHLASSPLSAPLSPSSIGSCPRLPGPPPRPACPASTPPTKDSLVPSYPAGSPSVAAACSQAECMGGSQAITSPLPANTPSPSFSKLPPSKASKSSKGKHGAEVEASSRKRKLSPGPTSFKRTCILEPAGKGKPSGCRGLSAKTKTALSMGLNGTMGPRVKRAGPLDCRSSPHQPSTAVKASQLDSRGAAGHPAKALPTNCLSEEEVAKKRKNLATYCRPVKAKHCPAGPPADVACSVRRKKPGPALAFEEKCSALKSKAH